The nucleotide sequence ACGGCGATGGTGGCGCTGTCGTCGTTCTTCTTCGTGGACCTGCTGCAGAAGTTCAAGCAGGTGCAGGACATGGCGCGGCTGATGGGGTGGGAGCAGCTGCCGCCCGACTACAACGTGTACCGCAACCTCACGGACGGAGTGGTGGTGCAGCTGTGGGGCACCATCCTCATCATCACCCTCTTCGTGGCGCCCTTCCTCTCCATGCGGCTGTTCGCCGAGGAGAAGCGCAACAAGACCTTCGAGCTCTTGATGACGGCGCCGGTGCGGCCCATCGAAATCGTGCTGGGCAAGTACCTGGGCGGCCTGGGCGTCATCTCCGCCACGCTGGGGCTCACCATCGTCTTCCCGCTGCTGCTGTCCGCGTTCGGCAAGGGTGAGTCCGGCGCCGCGCTGGAGTGGTCCACGGTGCTGCTGGGCTACGGCGGGCTCCTGGTGTGGGGGGCCACCTGCATGGCGGTGGGGCTGTTCATCTCCGCGCTGACGGAGAGCCAGATGCTGGCCGCGTTCCTGACGTTCACCGTGCTGCTGCCGTGGATGCTGCTGTCGGGCGTGGCGCAGTCGGTGGAGGAGCCGCTGCGCTCGGTGCTGGCGTACCTGTCCTTCGACGCGCAGTTGCAGAACATGCTCAAGGGGGTGATGGACATCCAGTCGATGGTGTTCTTCGCCTCGGTCATCGTCTTCTCCCTGCTGCTCACCCACCGCACGGTGGAAGCGCAGCGCTGGGCGTGAGGAGCCCCATGAGAGCGACCAACGTCGGAAAGGTGCTGGGTGCGTTCGGGCTGCTGCTGCTGCTGTCGAGCCCCTTCACCCTGTTCGTCACCTCGGGGAGCCTGGTGGCCAGCGGCCTGAAGGCGGGCGTGGGCCTGCTGCTGCTGGGCGCGTACTTCGCCACCAACTACAAGCAGTTCGGCCAGTTCGCCTCGCGCAAGTCGAGCTTCTTCTTCGCCAGCACGGTGCTCACCGCGCTGGTGGTGCTGGGCGGGCTGGTGGCGGTGAACTACATCGCCTTCAAGAAGAACAAGCGCTGGGATTTGACGAAGGAGAAGATCTACACGCTGGCGCCCCAGACGACGGCCACGCTGGCCGGGCTGACGGACAAGGTGCGCGCCATCGGCTTCATCCCGCCCACGCACACGTACTACGGGATGCTGGAGGAGCTGTTCCAGCGCTACCACACCGAGGCGCCGGAGAAGTTCGAGTACACCTTCAAGGACCCGCGCCGCAGCCCGGACCTGGCCGCGAAGTACCAGCTCAAGGACGGCCAGACGACGGTGGTGCTGGTGCGCGGCGAGGGCGCCAGCGAGTCGCACACCACGCTCAACACCCTGTCCGAGCTGGAGCTGACCAACGCGCTCATCAAGCTCAGCGCGGTGGGCACGCAGAAGGTCTACTTCGTCACCGGCCACGGTGAGTGGCCGCTGGAGAAGGGCCAGGCGTCGCCCACCGACCCGGGCGCCACCCTGTCCGAGCTGATTCAACAGCTCCGGCAGGAGGGCTACAGCCCGGAGACGTTGAACCTCGCCGGGATGCCCGACGTGCCCAAGGACGCCTCGCTGGTCGTCATCGCGGGGGCGCGGGCGCCGTTCGTGAAGCCGGAGGTGGAGGCGCTCCAGCGGTACCTGGCCG is from Pyxidicoccus xibeiensis and encodes:
- a CDS encoding ABC transporter permease — encoded protein: MRTALAIARKELSIYFTTPWAYAVFTAMVALSSFFFVDLLQKFKQVQDMARLMGWEQLPPDYNVYRNLTDGVVVQLWGTILIITLFVAPFLSMRLFAEEKRNKTFELLMTAPVRPIEIVLGKYLGGLGVISATLGLTIVFPLLLSAFGKGESGAALEWSTVLLGYGGLLVWGATCMAVGLFISALTESQMLAAFLTFTVLLPWMLLSGVAQSVEEPLRSVLAYLSFDAQLQNMLKGVMDIQSMVFFASVIVFSLLLTHRTVEAQRWA
- a CDS encoding GldG family protein, encoding MRATNVGKVLGAFGLLLLLSSPFTLFVTSGSLVASGLKAGVGLLLLGAYFATNYKQFGQFASRKSSFFFASTVLTALVVLGGLVAVNYIAFKKNKRWDLTKEKIYTLAPQTTATLAGLTDKVRAIGFIPPTHTYYGMLEELFQRYHTEAPEKFEYTFKDPRRSPDLAAKYQLKDGQTTVVLVRGEGASESHTTLNTLSELELTNALIKLSAVGTQKVYFVTGHGEWPLEKGQASPTDPGATLSELIQQLRQEGYSPETLNLAGMPDVPKDASLVVIAGARAPFVKPEVEALQRYLAAGGRMLYFADAGLEDGLDALLAEYGVQVDDGIAADAQFNSGNPYVVLSPFYSEHEIGKPLRQRNLNVELPTPRSLSALRGGVAPGVKVEPVVLTSQYGWVETKPEENAMPSDGEKTGQLTLVVAATRDTKDAQDKRFDEARLVVVGDSELLLDPNWGHEPNRNLVMNSLGWASNQVAKITFRPPDRETSTLELDEATMDGIRFVSTDLLPLSLLGMGLAIWLARRNK